A single window of Gossypium hirsutum isolate 1008001.06 chromosome A10, Gossypium_hirsutum_v2.1, whole genome shotgun sequence DNA harbors:
- the LOC107897516 gene encoding transcription factor TGA1 isoform X2, which produces MKCLHLQTSMIKRQLNVLIRYKDGLRKTVRQLVKADYGKSIAFQAYVQQLENSRLKLLQLEQELVQMKQQGVYMCGGLVGGNLGFSAPVKSGIAAFETEYARWMDEQSKQICGLRTALNAEISDTDLQMLVETGMKHYSELFRMKSTAAKSDVFYVMSGMWKTSAEQFFSWIGGFRPSELLKVLLPQLDSLTEQQFFEVCNLKQSCQQAEDALSQGMEKLREIVSVTVADGQLGEGSYSSQVTTAMEKVEALVSFVNQADHIRQETLQQMSRILTTRQTARGLLALGEYFERLRALSSLWATCAREPA; this is translated from the exons ATGAAATGCTTGCACCTTCAAACAAGTATGATCAAGAGGCAACTAAACGTATTGATAAG ATACAAAGACGGCTTGCGCAAAACCGTGAGGCAGCTCGTAAAAGCCGATTACGGAAAAAG caTTGCATTTCAGGCTTATGTTCAACAGTTAGAAAATAGTCGTCTAAAGTTGCTTCAATTGGAGCAGGAGCTTGTACAAATGAAGCAACAG GGTGTTTATATGTGTGGTGGGTTAGTAGGTGGTAATCTTGGATTCTCTGCACCAGTAAAATCAG GGATTGCTGCATTTGAGACAGAATATGCACGTTGGATGGACGAACAAAGCAAACAGATATGTGGACTAAGGACTGCTTTGAATGCCGAAATAAGTGACACAGATCTTCAAATGCTTGTGGAAACTGGCATGAAGCATTATTCTGAACTTTTTCGCATGAAATCAACTGCTGCGAAGTCTGATGTTTTCTATGTCATGTCGGGCATGTGGAAAACATCAGCTGAGCAATTTTTCTCATGGATTGGAGGGTTTCGCCCTTCAGAACTTCTTAAG GTGCTCTTGCCTCAGCTTGATTCCTTGACCGAACAACAATTCTTTGAAGTTTGTAACCTCAAACAATCATGTCAGCAAGCAGAAGATGCGCTTTCACAAGGCATGGAGAAACTCCGGGAAATTGTGTCAGTTACGGTGGCAGACGGTCAACTCGGCGAAGGCAGTTACAGTTCTCAGGTGACTACTGCAATGGAGAAGGTAGAAGCTTTAGTCAGCTTTGTGAACCAG GCAGACCACATTAGGCAGGAAACACTGCAGCAGATGTCTCGGATACTAACGACTCGCCAAACAGCTAGAGGCTTACTTGCTTTGGGAGAATACTTTGAACGTCTTCGAGCTTTGAGTTCACTATGGGCTACTTGTGCTCGTGAACCTGCATAA
- the LOC107897516 gene encoding transcription factor TGA4 isoform X1: protein MESQFVPSRRMDIYDPIQQIGMWGESFNANSNLHASVSMIAEMDNKISNESETASHEMLAPSNKYDQEATKRIDKIQRRLAQNREAARKSRLRKKAYVQQLENSRLKLLQLEQELVQMKQQGVYMCGGLVGGNLGFSAPVKSGIAAFETEYARWMDEQSKQICGLRTALNAEISDTDLQMLVETGMKHYSELFRMKSTAAKSDVFYVMSGMWKTSAEQFFSWIGGFRPSELLKVLLPQLDSLTEQQFFEVCNLKQSCQQAEDALSQGMEKLREIVSVTVADGQLGEGSYSSQVTTAMEKVEALVSFVNQADHIRQETLQQMSRILTTRQTARGLLALGEYFERLRALSSLWATCAREPA from the exons ATGGAATCTCAATTTGTTCCTTCAAGACGGATGGATATCTATGACCCTATCCAACAGATTGGCATGTGGGGAGAAAGTTTTAATGCTAATAGCAATCTGCATGCATCTGTATCAATGATTGCTGAAATGGATAACAAAATATCAAACGAG TCTGAAACTGCTTCCCATGAAATGCTTGCACCTTCAAACAAGTATGATCAAGAGGCAACTAAACGTATTGATAAG ATACAAAGACGGCTTGCGCAAAACCGTGAGGCAGCTCGTAAAAGCCGATTACGGAAAAAG GCTTATGTTCAACAGTTAGAAAATAGTCGTCTAAAGTTGCTTCAATTGGAGCAGGAGCTTGTACAAATGAAGCAACAG GGTGTTTATATGTGTGGTGGGTTAGTAGGTGGTAATCTTGGATTCTCTGCACCAGTAAAATCAG GGATTGCTGCATTTGAGACAGAATATGCACGTTGGATGGACGAACAAAGCAAACAGATATGTGGACTAAGGACTGCTTTGAATGCCGAAATAAGTGACACAGATCTTCAAATGCTTGTGGAAACTGGCATGAAGCATTATTCTGAACTTTTTCGCATGAAATCAACTGCTGCGAAGTCTGATGTTTTCTATGTCATGTCGGGCATGTGGAAAACATCAGCTGAGCAATTTTTCTCATGGATTGGAGGGTTTCGCCCTTCAGAACTTCTTAAG GTGCTCTTGCCTCAGCTTGATTCCTTGACCGAACAACAATTCTTTGAAGTTTGTAACCTCAAACAATCATGTCAGCAAGCAGAAGATGCGCTTTCACAAGGCATGGAGAAACTCCGGGAAATTGTGTCAGTTACGGTGGCAGACGGTCAACTCGGCGAAGGCAGTTACAGTTCTCAGGTGACTACTGCAATGGAGAAGGTAGAAGCTTTAGTCAGCTTTGTGAACCAG GCAGACCACATTAGGCAGGAAACACTGCAGCAGATGTCTCGGATACTAACGACTCGCCAAACAGCTAGAGGCTTACTTGCTTTGGGAGAATACTTTGAACGTCTTCGAGCTTTGAGTTCACTATGGGCTACTTGTGCTCGTGAACCTGCATAA